The following DNA comes from Xiphias gladius isolate SHS-SW01 ecotype Sanya breed wild chromosome 10, ASM1685928v1, whole genome shotgun sequence.
aattgttgaCAGAAAGAAATTTCACATCAGTTTAATGTCAGTAATTTATGTATAGTATTTAGCATTAATGAACTGGAAAATACTAAAGTTTTCGTTGATATACACATTGTAAAAATGCTGACAAGGCTGTTAATCGCtctttgataaataaatacattttgatttctttgaaTGAAGTTTATCTTTCTGACTGCAGATCTCTGCACTCAAAGGCAACTGTTACTGACACCAAattgtataattaaaaaaaaaaaagtgtttactATGACATTCCCTCATAACCATCCAAAGAACTGTTCATTAATGTTAGCTGTAAATTATATTATcattaaatgaattatttatcCATAAATAGTTTTTCCTacatacactgaaaaatgtaaaagctacAACAATACTTTAATGCATTTAagaacttttgttttgttgatatgTTGTCTATCAGTGATTTACATCTCCctgtaattgtgttttgttatttaaaaagtgTTATCGGCACTTAGTAAAATCGGGATTTAATGGCAGAATTTCTTCACAGTTTAGCGTGTAAATGCATTTCATGAAGACACTGTCTGACCAGCCCCAGGGCATCCAGCGCGGTACCCCAGGAGAGAGTGACTCCCCAGGCGCCGTGGCCGTAGTTATGGACCACAGGTACTCTGTGGCCCTGCAGCTGCACCAGCTCCCTCTCCACCCTTGGGTTCCTCCTGCTCGGCCTCAGACCGACCCACTTGCTGAGAACTTTGCATTTGCTGAGTGACGGCTCCAGCTCGCTGCAGCGCTCCAGGATGCTCTTTGTGTCTCCTTCATCCACCTGTAGTCGCCAGTCCCCCTCCTGCCTTGTGCCGCCTAAAGTGACACCGTGTATGCCGGGGTAGATGTAGGTCATTCCGTCTCCAGCTCTGATGAAGTGCTGCAGCCAGGGTGCCTCCACCTTGAGGACCTGGCCTCTGACCGGGTATACTTGGGTGTCATCCACCAGCATTTTGGAGCCCAAACCAGAGCAGTTGACAATGATATCATAGATGTTACTTAGTTCCTGAAGACTGCTGACTTTCGTCTGTTGCACTTGGCCCCCAGCTTTTCTAAACCTTTAGAGAACAAGTATGACGAGTTTTTGCCTACATCTTATTACAGTGTATTCAACTGTTTTTAATACTCTCAAAAGTCATTCAGTGGAATCAAAACAATCGCTCAACTTTAAATGTAACCTAcaaatgtttttgggttttgggatttaccattttaaagaaaaaaaatattggccAAACACCAACGgatatgaaaatcaaaatgtgaataaatataaacaatctAACATGAGAGTGACACACACTCTAATAATGAATAGAGGACAAACCTCTTCTCCAGCCATGGCAGGTAGCTTGAGCATTCACATTTTATGGTGGTGAACGCCTGGCCAAACTTATGATTGGGAAACGGTTTCAGTTCGCGGTCGGTCATGCGTCGAAAGCCGATCACAAAGTCTGACCAGAAGGGCTTCTTATCTGCCGGAACCTCTTTGAAAATTTGCCAGCTGGAAGGAAATCAAAAACCAGTAGTCAAGTGATCTATTTCAATAATGACATGGCTCAGTAGTCGCCCCTTTTATGGCACTACATAACAATTGTTACCCAGAGCTCAGCATTACTCCGGCTTCTGGGGAGTGTTGTGATCGAGCGATGGCCCACAGGTGATCAAAGCTGTCCTTGAACCAGCGTCTTTGTCTTTCCAAGGGAATATCTGATagagaaatacattaaaatcagtCATTTCCAACATGTAAAACTAACGTGTGCTGCATATTTACTTAAACGATGAGGATAGTGAATTTACATGctttaaaatgtcaacctgGTAAAATTGCACCGACTATATAACATTTTGAAGTGTAATACTTTTGAGAAAGATATTGTTGCATACCCGGAAACTCTGCAGCAAACAGGAGCCCAGCAGCTCCATCACTGGTGGTGTCCGGGCTGAACCTCTCAGCCAGCAGAGTAACGGCGCACAAAGGAAGAGCCTCAGCGATGCAGACAGCAGTGGACAACCCAATCACGCCAGCTCCCACCACTGCAACCTGGACACTTTTCATTATGGCCTGCGTCTCAGGCTGGAGGTGAACTGGAGGTAGAGAATTGTGTCAAATGCCGCATGACAACCTTTGTTATGACTGGCTCTTTAAAAAGTTAACCCACAACTAGGGGCCTCAACTAACACCTTAACCGGCTGGACAGTCCAAGGATCAATAACATAACGCCCCATTTCAGTCCAGGTTTCTAAGGCATTACATAACAGACACTGTAAACTAGGTCACACACAGCCATAAAAAGACAGTTGgcccaagattttttttcttatctggAGTTTGGAGTACTCTTCTTTGATTAAAATTGGgtcattttgttaatgtttctATGTTTCAGCAATTATCCACAAGCATAAAGACTGCATTGACTTGCTTgaattcttttctctctttcctcgATGTTACAATAATATATAAGTAGGTATGCGGGGAACACATATAGTGTATGTGAGGCACATGCCCTGAGAGAAAATATTCCATTGCATTAGgtcatgcatttaaaatcttactttAATGTTGGTGGAAGACAAAGTAAATTTAACTTGGGCTCATAAAGGGCATTTTCACTATGAGATACAAAGACtaaagtattttcattatcaatcaatctgttgatttattttttcgattaatcaaataattatttaGTCTATAAACTCAGTAGTCGATTGAAAGAATATTATTCGACAGCTATTTTGATCCTCAATTAAATGCCTCACAAACTGTTggtcagtttaattttatttaatgtgtacCAATGCATCATACTTTATAAACTAATCATTtgttgtttgtaaaatcttaatctgcacTAATAACtttagctgtcaaataaatgtagtggagtgcAAAGTGCAATGCTTCCCTCTATTCTCCTGCACTATGTTTTGAGAATTAtcataaaaatcaaaagttttTATGTAAAGTGGAAGCACCTCAAACTTGTACCGTCcagtacagacagacagacctaGGGCCCCTGAACATCGGACGCTAACTGTCGCTTGCGGTGAGGCTGTTGTGGGCTCGATCTCGTGGTGTGAAATTCCCTGTGACAGTCCAGAACATTTCCCCGCACAAAAAGGCATTTCACAACCAAGAGATCGGTGTCTTAGCGCTCCAAGTGCGGCTACTTTCGAAGATTGCAACGTGAAACCTAGACGTGTGCCTCAGCTGACTTAGGCACAGTTGCTTTTGATcgaccattttttaaattgcaaacaGCCTGGCAGGGATTTGTAAGTTAAATGTGATCGCACTGGAGCTCGCTGTTTATCGCGGTGCCTTATTCTGAAGCCAAACGCAGTCAGGGAAAATTTTCTTCACCTACCTGTCAATGATAATCTGtggtaaatgtttgtttattaattCTGTCTGTACGGGAAGTGCAGGTCCTAAATATAGTTTTCTCCCTATTGACAACcattatttaaatgaacaaaaattcACTGCATAAAAATGGTCCGTTTGCACAGATAATTTCTTCTAACtggttgttttaaattttttaacgGATATCCAAAGAAATTTAGATCGTTGAACGCTCGTTATTGGAGATAACGTAACAGTTGATCTGTAAAACATGCGATGGTATTCAGCCCGTCCACAGAGCCAGCGGTTGAGcgatgtacagtatgtgtagatCTGCTGCATGTGGATCGCCTCAGAAACGCACGTCTCGCGATAACATATTCACATTCACGTCCTCCGTCCAACGAGTGAAACGAAGATAAGGTCCTAAAAGCTCACTGTTTTAAATTACACAGAGGTTTGTGCGCTTTAAAATGTTTGGGTCCTTTCACTGACTGAATTGTGCCGAGATACATATCATTATTTTATCGGCACACTTTTCTATTTCTAATAGTTGTGGGCTGTCTCATGCTAGCAGCGGATGCACCGTTTGAGACGATGTAAGTTAGCTTGTTTGCTAACCCTCAAGTTGTTCACATCACTGCACAAGGTTTATCTGTAGTTTAGAAACCAAACGTTAGCAAGTAAACCTTTCCTAAATGTGGTAGTCACTACAAAATAATTGTAGAAAAACCATACACGAAATTGTTGTGAAGGataattaatgtaaaaagaatTATTTGTATGGTTTCAAGCACGAGtacttaaataaatatgtacTGAATCGATCAACGACTGATACATTTGactaaatttgatttaattaattgtttatgtCAATTATTagggaaaaatgccaaacgcAAAATGTCTGGattccttttcccttttccaacttacatttttatgaattttagAGTGTTCCGATAAtaatttgaagacattaccCTGGGCTcataaagggctttttttttttttatcaaatatgATCTAGTctataaactgtcagaaaaatgggaaaaatgtccatcacaatttcaaaaatcacttgttttgtccaaccgacAGTCCACAACACAAAGATATTTACTTAGCAATGATACAAAACATAGAaaagcaatattttattttgataaattactttaTCAATAaatagattatcaaaattgttgattgttgaaattgtaaattttctgttgattgactgaCAGATCAATGGATTAATCACTGCAGCACTAGACTACAGATTGATCAACAttaaaagtaatcattagttCGAGCCCTAAAGAAACAGTTTGTGTACACTGACAAATTAATCGATGATGAAAgtaatcaatttttttccagCCCTAGTTAAATGACTATGCATGGAGTAGTAAAGGCAAAGTTAATTAAGTTAAGTTAGTACATTTAAATTCACACCTGCAAAGACAAATTTACCTCTGTCTTATGCACTGTTGCCCTGTTTTGacagattgtttttattttcctctggaACAGAAGTGAATGTTTAGAGGGGAAGATGTCTCAGAAAACAACAGCCACGACTTCGTCGCTCATGGCCCTTCATTCAGATTCCCACAAGCAGAGCATCCTGAGCAAATTCGACAAGCTCAGGAAAAGGGACCTACTGTGCGATGTCACTTTTGTTGTGGAAGACGTGCACTTCAAGGCGCACAAAGCCCTGCTGGCAGCAAGCAGCGAGTACTTCTCCCTCATGTTCACATCAGAAGATCACATCAGCCAGTCTACCTATAAACTTGGTGGTATGGCAGCTAAGATGTTTTCTGCGGTGCTGGAGTTCATCTACAGTGCCCAGGTGTCTCTGGAGGAGAGCGCCACAGAGCAGCTCCTGGCCACGGCTCATCTTATGGAGGTCAACGAACTTGTCAAAGCGCTCACTGAACTCTCATACTCTGCTGCAGGGGTTAGAGGTGATGAGGTAAAGGCAGACAAAGCTGAGGGTCCTGATctatcaaaacacaaaagaggaCGGCCAAAGAAAAACGTGGCTGTGCCTGTAACAGAGCCGGAGTGGAGAAGTGCGCCATGCGAGAGCTCAGAGGAGGGCCAGGGTGGGGATTTGGACTGCGATGATGTAAATGTTGACTCCCTACCTAAAGACGATGCTGATTATAACCCAGGAGCGCACCAGAGCCGACAGAGCAAACGCAAAATCAGGCCGCCAATAAAATACAAGAGTTACAAAGTGGGCCATGAGACAGCAGTGAGCAAAGAGCCtgggaaaagaggaaggaaaaggaaatatcCTAACACAGAGGCTCGGTGTGAGGACTGCGGCAAAGTGTTTAAAaatcacctttttttaaaaattcaccaAAGAACTCACACAGGTAATCAGACTCGTGAGTATGATTTAAGGGGAGTTCTAAGGATTAGAGAGAGGACGATAAAAGGTTGTCCATCTTGCGGCCCTTCtcttgtgtcaaaatctagttttaacacagatttttttgttgtacagTTGTGTTTGATCAGACTGCTTCTAAATTTTTCTGTGTCAGCTAATTAACAGTCAGAAAACCTCGGGCAAGGTTGTATTATGTCATCACAGAAGAGCTATAGGGCTGCTACCAacaattatatttattatcaatacatctgacaattattttccttaacAGTCAGTTGATTGTTCAgtgtatgaaatgtcagaaaaatagtgaaaaacgtttttttgtctgaccaacggtccaaaatccaaagatgcTGATTTTACCATGATAGAAAACTCTGTAATAAACAGATTCTAGAAGCTTCTTCCagtgaaaaatgtatcaaggattaatcagttatcaaaactgTTACCAGTTCGTTTTTCTGACAATCatctaattgattaatcaactaatcattccAGCCTCACTGGAGCACTGGTTGGTCTCTGAGTGCCTGAGGAGATAATGAAATTGCCATGTACAGTCGCGGTGAATGGGGACCCAACAACcaattttttccccctgtgtaTACACCGGTATACTTAACTGTATGTCACACTGCTCCCCCAGGAGAGAAGCCTTTCCGATGCCTGGTCTGTGGGAAGAGTTTTACCCAGAAGCACACACTGCTGGTTCACCAGCGCATGCACACTGGAGAGAAGCCATTTGTTTGTACCGTCTGCTCCAAAGCTCTCTGCACCAAACACTCCCTACAAGAGCACATGAACCTCCACAAAGGTAGGCTCTGATGAAGTTAGAACCCTCCGTGTATTATTTTTAGATGATTACCTTTTCGCCATCATTAATGCATCCATCATagatgtacataaaaaaaatgaaattatggaacaattattctgtattttaaattgacattttaaaaagttagacTCTTAAATCAAAACTGTGATTTAGTGTAGTCAGAGTATATTCTATTATCTTTTGAGAAACTGCATTTTCAGAAATTGAATTCGTATTTATGACTCACATGATTAATATTCCTATTTATCATCAAATTCTATAGTCTGTCAGtgtcttgttctctctctctcaactaaatattatttttatcttacTTGTATCGATAGAAGAGAAATCCTTCGACTGTGATAAATGTGGAAAGACTTTCACTCAGAAGAGGCAACTTAAAAGTCACTACAGAGTTCACACAGGTGAGAATCAAGTCCCTTCAACAGCAGCAGGTTAATTCTAATGTAGTCACTTTAAAAGTTGAATAAcgtgtttttattctttacttaATTAAAGGTAAATCATTACCAGAATGTGCTCAGTGTCATCACAAGTTTATGGACACGGCTCAGCTGAAAAAACACCTGAGAACTCATACCGGTAAAGCCAAATTAAGCTTAAACAGATGCGTGAATAATTACTGAGATATTAAAACTAACAATATTACAGTGTACCTAAGATctaaaatcagtatttttatgaataatatttttACAGGTGAGAAGCCTTTCACATGTGAGATTTGTGGGAAGTGTTTTACAGCCAAGAGCACACTGCAGACTCACATCAGAATTCACAGGtgagaaatatattttaacCTCGAAATTTTCTTAGTTGTAATGTAACCATTAAAGCTgttataatcaatatttttatattaacaatagatcaaatgactacatgtatgTAAAGGGTGTCTCTTGTAGTGACAGACTCAAAGAGAATTATTTTTGTACCTGCAGTTCTCCCGAGCTCTAcagagcgttttagcatcttttaacTCACTGTtgtaacttttaattttttagttcACTCGCACCGCTCTCAACAGCTTTATTTTCAGGCAGCAGCTTTAGCCACTGGGCTCTACCttctcagcaccaaacagcagacagacacagttagtgactagctggtgaacacattggagcacttagcagctaaagagacagatatttttcttggGAGTTGGGGGAGaccaaaaactgagctaaaaggagagtaaatataTTGAACTTAGAGTTATCAGTTGGGCACAAACATCAACTTGTTTAATAAATACTGATTGCTTCAGTAGCTAgcaagttcaccatatcaacttaataGATGTGGATTAAATAGTCTTGCGTTCACaggttgtttctgctgcccccaagtggccaaaaaaatgagTTAActaattttttccttcattttcaggCAAAAAGAATGGGTTGACATGGGTAACATTATGCTTGTACAGTAAAAGGGTTTTTCAATGACATATGTAAGGAGTCACATCTTAAAGGCGCATATAATTATGTAGCTCATTTTTTTCCGGTATTTTACATATTGATCATATCGTAGTCTTGAGTTCAAGGACATTTTCTTGACAATTACAGTCTAGTCATCTTCTGTTGGGGGGGTTGCCTGCAGCCATTTTCTTAGTGCTTAGTATTTTAAAGAGGTATTCTTCCAGAGCCATGAGTTTGTGTGGGGTTTGTCCAGGTATGTGACGAAAGAGCAATCAACTAAGTTTCCAAAAATGAAAGAGCCAGCCCAAtggtcaactttttttttttttttaaccacactgCCTCCAGTATTCATCCTTTACCTGATAAACCCTTTGAATAAAGTTTCAGTTGTGGAGTCACAAAATATCATATTAGACTCTTCCAACAGAACTGTCTCTAGGACCTTGAGCTGCTGGTTAAGACAATAGAGTAGTTTGTGGATGTTTGGACTTCTATTGTATATTCACGATGTCAGAAATCTGTAATCTTCAATTCAGGTAATGCAGGTATAACTGTATAACTCAGTTATATCCAATGATATTGTGATTTTCCTTTTGCAGAGGTGAGAAGCCATATCACTGCAACATCTGCAACAAGTCGTTCTCAGACCCCAGTGCGAGAAGACGACATGTCATCTCTCACTCGGGAAACAAACCCTTCACTTGCTCCTTCTGCAGCCTTTCATTTACCCGCCTGGacaatctgaaaacacacaccaaatcCCACAGCAAGGAGAGAGCAGCGTCAACAGAGGCCTCATTAGATGCAGCGGCAGCAGACACCTCAGCAGCACCTCAGGAAGAGGTGCGTAACATCCTACAGCTTCAGCAGTACCAGCTGCCGTCCAGCTCTGAACAGGAGATCCAGCTGGTGGTGACAGGAGAAGTAAACAACATTAATTTTGTGCCGGGTCAAGAGCAGGAGATCAGCATCATCACCACAGAGGGCGAGACGGCAGAATCAGGACACTCTAGACTCACCCTCCTCACCCAGCCATCAGGACATGTGCAGGACGTGGCTCTGGTCACTCAGGGCGCTGTGGTGGACCACACCCCTCAGATTCAGACCGTCAGTATGCTGGAGGGACAGATGAGGCACCAGTCTGAGCAGATGCATGTTATCACTCTGAGTAAAGAGACGATGGAGCAGCTACAGACCCACCACGGCCCTCCTCATCCCCTTCAGATAGCACAACGACCcgtccagcagctgcaggtgatGCATCAGCCTATGCAGCAGCTGGCTGTCACTCAGGTGGGCAGGGAGCAACACAGCCAGGCCATTCACATCAGCAGCCAGAGCAGCCAGCCCATCTCGATCAGCCAGACCAGTGAGCAGATCTCCAGCCACCACATCCAGGGACAGACGTTTCAGATCCAGGCAGGAACCGTCTCCTACCTGTACACTACCGGGCTACCGCAGGAGGGCTGAGGACATAAATCTGACGCTGCTGAATCCAAACTGATATATGCTGCTACAGTTCACATCAATAATGGATGAACAAAATGATCATAATCAAGTAAGGGTATTTTTCAGGAACACGTTTTACTGCTCTTCCCACTGCAGAGCAATTCATTCACAATCATATTCTTGTGAGAGCAAATCCTGGTAGAGAAATAATATCACTACTACTTTTTAaggctgatactgatatttGAGAGTTACAAAATCTGATACTGTTTTATTGGCAAACATTCATTATCTTTACATGCAGTTTCATGTTACTTATCACCAACACAGACATAGTTATATTTGCAATAAGATAAAATTGGTCTCGCTCTAATTTATTGATCTAAAAACCTATAATAAGCTTTGGGAAActatcaaaagcaaaagtataTGCAATTGGTCAAAattgtccaaaaaaacaaaattgccaATGTTCAAATATTTACAACAATTTCATTTACAATGGATAGAAAGTAGTTTTATTGTTCACTAAATTTTTACTTGAACAAAAACTGTCATGTGAGACGTACGGTTTATAACACTAGTAGTAGATTACGTAATAAAACACTGTGAATatactggataaaaaaaatgagttgctgaaagaaaatgagcaaaaatcCTCTCAGGTTTATGTCTTGGCTTTGGAAAGAGAGTAAATAAAACAGCTCtaagacaaacagaaaatcagcaTTCAAAAACCACAGGGCCGACTAAAACAAGCCAAACAACTTGGTGTAGGCCCTACAAAAACACCCCGGGGTCCTTTACGGCATCTCACAGCTCTGGTAACAGCGTCTCTGGAGTCCGAACATGCAGGCGAGACGGAtcctgaaagagaaacaaagaatgTTTTGAATGTTGACTGTGTGTTCATCCAAGGACAGCTTAACAGCACTCTTACTGTATTACTTAATTATAAAATCTACAGTTTGTTACTTGTATCTTgtaaaaaggctgttttttatacaaatatacagtgcCTGCCGCTTAGCATTTCTCTTTAAACGGACTGGGTGGGCGAATATGATCAAACGCTCCAggacagctactaaatggaagttatggtgagattgttttgttacattAGTGATGTAAATGACTCGGGTACCAAACGGAAAGAGACAC
Coding sequences within:
- the zbtb24 gene encoding zinc finger and BTB domain-containing protein 24 isoform X1; translation: MLAADAPFETISECLEGKMSQKTTATTSSLMALHSDSHKQSILSKFDKLRKRDLLCDVTFVVEDVHFKAHKALLAASSEYFSLMFTSEDHISQSTYKLGGMAAKMFSAVLEFIYSAQVSLEESATEQLLATAHLMEVNELVKALTELSYSAAGVRGDEVKADKAEGPDLSKHKRGRPKKNVAVPVTEPEWRSAPCESSEEGQGGDLDCDDVNVDSLPKDDADYNPGAHQSRQSKRKIRPPIKYKSYKVGHETAVSKEPGKRGRKRKYPNTEARCEDCGKVFKNHLFLKIHQRTHTGEKPFRCLVCGKSFTQKHTLLVHQRMHTGEKPFVCTVCSKALCTKHSLQEHMNLHKEEKSFDCDKCGKTFTQKRQLKSHYRVHTGKSLPECAQCHHKFMDTAQLKKHLRTHTGEKPFTCEICGKCFTAKSTLQTHIRIHRGEKPYHCNICNKSFSDPSARRRHVISHSGNKPFTCSFCSLSFTRLDNLKTHTKSHSKERAASTEASLDAAAADTSAAPQEEVRNILQLQQYQLPSSSEQEIQLVVTGEVNNINFVPGQEQEISIITTEGETAESGHSRLTLLTQPSGHVQDVALVTQGAVVDHTPQIQTVSMLEGQMRHQSEQMHVITLSKETMEQLQTHHGPPHPLQIAQRPVQQLQVMHQPMQQLAVTQVGREQHSQAIHISSQSSQPISISQTSEQISSHHIQGQTFQIQAGTVSYLYTTGLPQEG
- the zbtb24 gene encoding zinc finger and BTB domain-containing protein 24 isoform X2: MSQKTTATTSSLMALHSDSHKQSILSKFDKLRKRDLLCDVTFVVEDVHFKAHKALLAASSEYFSLMFTSEDHISQSTYKLGGMAAKMFSAVLEFIYSAQVSLEESATEQLLATAHLMEVNELVKALTELSYSAAGVRGDEVKADKAEGPDLSKHKRGRPKKNVAVPVTEPEWRSAPCESSEEGQGGDLDCDDVNVDSLPKDDADYNPGAHQSRQSKRKIRPPIKYKSYKVGHETAVSKEPGKRGRKRKYPNTEARCEDCGKVFKNHLFLKIHQRTHTGEKPFRCLVCGKSFTQKHTLLVHQRMHTGEKPFVCTVCSKALCTKHSLQEHMNLHKEEKSFDCDKCGKTFTQKRQLKSHYRVHTGKSLPECAQCHHKFMDTAQLKKHLRTHTGEKPFTCEICGKCFTAKSTLQTHIRIHRGEKPYHCNICNKSFSDPSARRRHVISHSGNKPFTCSFCSLSFTRLDNLKTHTKSHSKERAASTEASLDAAAADTSAAPQEEVRNILQLQQYQLPSSSEQEIQLVVTGEVNNINFVPGQEQEISIITTEGETAESGHSRLTLLTQPSGHVQDVALVTQGAVVDHTPQIQTVSMLEGQMRHQSEQMHVITLSKETMEQLQTHHGPPHPLQIAQRPVQQLQVMHQPMQQLAVTQVGREQHSQAIHISSQSSQPISISQTSEQISSHHIQGQTFQIQAGTVSYLYTTGLPQEG
- the ddo gene encoding D-aspartate oxidase translates to MKSVQVAVVGAGVIGLSTAVCIAEALPLCAVTLLAERFSPDTTSDGAAGLLFAAEFPDIPLERQRRWFKDSFDHLWAIARSQHSPEAGVMLSSGWQIFKEVPADKKPFWSDFVIGFRRMTDRELKPFPNHKFGQAFTTIKCECSSYLPWLEKRFRKAGGQVQQTKVSSLQELSNIYDIIVNCSGLGSKMLVDDTQVYPVRGQVLKVEAPWLQHFIRAGDGMTYIYPGIHGVTLGGTRQEGDWRLQVDEGDTKSILERCSELEPSLSKCKVLSKWVGLRPSRRNPRVERELVQLQGHRVPVVHNYGHGAWGVTLSWGTALDALGLVRQCLHEMHLHAKL